Part of the Halobaculum halobium genome, CCGGAGCACGCCGGCGACTGACCGGTCGAACGCACACGATCACGTCACCGGTTCGGGTCCCGCTCCGCGTCTCTCCTCCGCTGCCGAGACCGGTGGCCCCTTCACTGCGCGCACCGCCCCTCGCACATGGACAGCCGCTTTCCACCGGACCTGCGCGACGGGGTTCGCGACGCGCTCCCGCTCCTGCTCGGGATCGTTCCGTTCGCGCTCGTCGCCGGCGTCGCCGGCATCGAGGCGGGGCTCACGCCGTTGCAGACGGTCGGCCTCTCCGTCGTCGTCTTCGCCGGCGCCTCCCAGCTCGCCGCCATCGACCTGCTGGGTCGCGACGCCGCCCTCGGCGTCGTCGTGCTCACCGTCGTGGTGATCAACCTCCGAATGCTGATGTACTCCGCGTCGATCGCGCCCTACTTCCGCGACCTGTCGGCGCGGGTGCGCGCCGGCTGCGCGTACGTGCTGACCGACCAAGCGTACGCGCTGGCGCTCGCGCGCTACGCGGGCGACCGCGAGGCGTCGACCCGGCGACCGTACTACTACCTCGGCGTCGCTCTCACGCTGTGGGTCGTCTGGCAGGCCGGCACCGTCGTCGGCGTCGTCTTCGGCGCCGCCGTGCCCGACGGGTGGCGCCTCGGCTTCGCCGTCCCGCTCGTCTTCCTCGCGCTGCTGGTCCCCGCGGTCTCGGACGCGCCGAGCCTCGCGGCCGCCGTCGTCGCCGCCGCAGTCGCAGTGATCGGGGCAGGGCTCCCGTTCAACGCCGGGCTGATCGTCGGCGCCGTCGTCGGTGTCGTGACTGGTATCGTCGTCGACGAGGCCGGCGTCGCGAGCGCGGGTGAGGAAGGCGGGGGCGGCTCCGACCCGGCGGAGGGACACTGAATGGCGACGAGCTACGGGCCGCTGTCGGTCTGGACGGTGATCGTCGCCGGCGGGCTGGCGACGTTCGCGATCCGGCTGTCGTTCATTCACCTGTTCGGCCGGGTCGACGACGTTCCGCCGTGGCTGGAGCGCGTGCTCGTGTACGTTCCCGCCGCGGTGCTGGCGGCGCTCGTCGCTCCGGACTTCGCGCCCGCGGCCGCAACCGTCGAGGCGGTGCTCTCTCCGGAATTACTCGGCGGCGCCGCCGCGGTGCTCGCGGCCTGGCGGACGGAAGACGTGCTGTGGACAGTTGCCGCCGGGATGGCCGGCCTCCACCTCGCCCGGTTCCTGCTGTGAGTCCGGCGCCGTCGCGGCGTCGCTGTGCGGGCGGGGGAGACGGCGGCGCTTGCCGGAGGGCTGGCGTACACCACCTTCCCCGCGGAACGCCCGCCGATGACCGAGTCGCTGCTGGCGGCCGCGCGACGGACCCCTCGCGACACCTGGGTGGTCGTCGGCGCCGTCTCCGCCTCGCAGTACCTCAACCACGCGTACCTCGTGTTGTTCCCGCCGATCCTGGCGGTGCTGTCGGGCGAGTTCACCGTCGGGCTGGCGGCGTTGGGCGTCGCGCTCGGCGTCCAAGGCGCGACCAACACCGCGTTCCAGCTCCCGTTTGGTCACCTCGCGGACCGCTACGACCGGAGCATCGCGCTCGGGCTCTCGTCGGTGCTGGGCGCCGTGGGGGTGCTCGGCGCCGCCGCGGCGCCGACGTTCGAGTGGCTGCTCGTCGCGCAGGCGGTGATCGGCGTCGGTGTCGCGGGCCACCACCCGGCGCACTACCCGCTCATCTCCGATTCGACGCCTGATGACCTGATGGGACGGGCGTACAGCCTCTATGGCTTCGGCGGGTCGGTCGGGTTCGCGACGCCGCCAGTACTCATCGCCGGTGTCGTCTCGGCGGGCTACTCGTGGCGGATCGGCGTCGGCGTCATCGGCGCCGTCGGGCTCGCGTACGCCGTCGCCGTCACCTGGCTGTTCGCCGCGCGCGTCGACGACACCATCACGGCGCCGAATCGCGACGAAGCCGACGGCAGTGACACCGACGCCGACGGATCGATCGGCTCCCGCGCTCGCGG contains:
- a CDS encoding AzlC family ABC transporter permease translates to MDSRFPPDLRDGVRDALPLLLGIVPFALVAGVAGIEAGLTPLQTVGLSVVVFAGASQLAAIDLLGRDAALGVVVLTVVVINLRMLMYSASIAPYFRDLSARVRAGCAYVLTDQAYALALARYAGDREASTRRPYYYLGVALTLWVVWQAGTVVGVVFGAAVPDGWRLGFAVPLVFLALLVPAVSDAPSLAAAVVAAAVAVIGAGLPFNAGLIVGAVVGVVTGIVVDEAGVASAGEEGGGGSDPAEGH
- a CDS encoding AzlD domain-containing protein yields the protein MATSYGPLSVWTVIVAGGLATFAIRLSFIHLFGRVDDVPPWLERVLVYVPAAVLAALVAPDFAPAAATVEAVLSPELLGGAAAVLAAWRTEDVLWTVAAGMAGLHLARFLL
- a CDS encoding MFS transporter; the protein is MRAGETAALAGGLAYTTFPAERPPMTESLLAAARRTPRDTWVVVGAVSASQYLNHAYLVLFPPILAVLSGEFTVGLAALGVALGVQGATNTAFQLPFGHLADRYDRSIALGLSSVLGAVGVLGAAAAPTFEWLLVAQAVIGVGVAGHHPAHYPLISDSTPDDLMGRAYSLYGFGGSVGFATPPVLIAGVVSAGYSWRIGVGVIGAVGLAYAVAVTWLFAARVDDTITAPNRDEADGSDTDADGSIGSRARGSWVARARAYLRELAAAPGVLALALLALVTSTSGWGFTSYVVVFLQDGYGLSLSRANLALTGSYLVGAVAVFVGGDLSDRISAGPVMIASFATVGVLVGVFALGTVGPLAAVALVLLVGGARSIAGPARSKLTDALSPSGATGTSFAITTIGVMLGNAVAPPAFGYLIETAGRRAAFLAVAGVSLLAVLLTVGLLARFGDA